In the genome of Telluria mixta, the window TTGTTGTTGATCGGCTGGCAGGCCACCGGCGCCAGTTTCGCGCTTTCCGATACCGACTCGCGGCCGAAGTTCGGGGTCGCGGCCGGTGTGGAAGCGCCGTTCAGCGCCGTGACCGTCGCTGTGAATTCCTTGCCCGCGACGTAGGGGGCATTGGCGCCGGCCAGCGTGATCGCGAATTTCGCGGGCGCGAATACGGTCGTGACGCTGGCCGATGGCGGGCTGCCGGCACCGCTGTCGGCTGCTTTCACGGTCACCGCGCCGGCGTCCGCGTACTGCAGCGGCACGGCCACCTTGCCGTCCGCATTGAAGGTGAGCTTCAGCGTCGTACCGGTGCTGTCACAGGCGGCCGCTGCGTTCTGGCCGCCGTTCAAAGGCGTGCCGTTCAGCCGGACGGGTAGCGTGCCACTCGTCGGATTGCCGTAGGCGCAGGTGAAGTTGATGTTGCGCTCCACATTGTTGAACAGCGGCACGCACGAGTTCGATTTCGCGTCGAAGCGCACGGCCGCGATGGTCAGCTGCGGTGCCGTTGGCGCTTCGGCGTAGAAGGCCTGGCCGGGCAACGTCATCGTGTAGGCGGAACTGGCCACGGCGACCTTGCAGTCGGCGCCCGGCCCGGTATCGCCGTTGCGGATGCACGTCGTGGCATTGGCCGTCGTGGCGCCAGACGCGCCGAGGGTGAAGGTGCCAGGCTGCGTCCATGCAACGGTCGCCTGCGCGATGCCGGACGTGGGAATCGGCACCGACTGGCCCGTCGGAGCGAGCGTCACGGTGCCGCCGCCGCCGTACGTGGCCGTGCAGGCCTGGTTGGCGCAGGCGGTGATCGTCACCGTCGACGGCGCGCACACGCTGCCTGCGGGATCGTACGCGATCAGGAAGTGGTCCAGCGGTACTACATTCCCCTGGCAGTGCGGGCCCTCTTCGGTGTTCACTTCGTACCCGCTGTTGTTGGTCACGCAGTCGCACTGGCCGGACCGGGTGCCGCCCGTGCAGTAGATGACCTGCGTGACGCGGTCCTGCGACCCGAGCACGGCACTGTCGACGGTGGCGTTGCCGTCGATGATGGCCTTGGCCGGGTTCATCGTGAGCGTGCCGGTCACCACGTCGCCGTAGACGTTCACTTGCGAACCGATCTCGAGGGAGGTCTTGGCCGTGATCTTGCCCGTCACGTTCGACTGTGCGGGCAGCAGGTTGACGACGGGGGCCGTGATATCGCCCTTTACCGTACCTTGCGAACCCAGTTCGAACGAGGTCTTGGCGACGATGTTGCCGTAGATTTCCGAGCCCGGCCGCGCGGTGATCGTCGCGCCGGTCACGTTGCCGTTGATGACGGCGTGCGTCGCGATGTCGACGCTGCCCGTTGCCGTGACGCTGCCGTTGATCGTCAGGCCGGATCCGGTCCCCAGGTCGGCGTCGGCGGCCTTGATGTTCGCTCTCACTGTCTGCACCTGGCTGCCGATGCGGAAGGTGTTTGCGGCCACGAACGTTCCGCCGTCGACGTTGAGGTTGTCCCCCTTGATGCCGCCGATGTCGAGGTTCCCCGTGCTTGACAGGACGGCGCTGCCGCTCATCGTGAGGCTGTGGTTGTAGCCGAACGAGACGTCCGACGTAACGTTCACCGTATACCCGCTGGCGATGACCATGCTGTCGTCCCAGCCCGTGAGCGGGAGGCTGGGGCAGGTGTAGACGGCGCCGGACAGGGTGCAGTTGCCGACGGTGGCGATGCCGCCGAACGTGTACACGGCGCCGGCGGACGCGGGGCCGCCTGCCGCGGACAGCATCAGGGCAAGCACGAACAGATGAAAGCGGCGCAGGAACATGGCTGGGCGATTATATCTTGACGGAACACGTATTTCGTCAAATCAATAGTGCATGAGGGCTGCCAGCCACACCGGCATCGCGACGGCGCCGTGGCCGGATTCGTGTGATGCATACGTTGGAGCCATTGTCGCGCCGTGCGCGTAGAATAGGGTCAATGGATGGCGAGGTCACGATGAAGGAGCCGGATGCGACGACAATCGTGGGGGAGCGCGAGGGGCGCGGCCGCGGCATGCCTCAAGTGATCATCGCGACCTTCCTCGAGCTGATGCGCACCCGCAACCCGAACAGCATCACGTTCCGCGACATCGCGGCCGCGGCCGGCATCTCGCACATGGCGCCCTACCGCCATTTCCGGTCGAAGCAGGAATTGCTGAACCGCATCGGCGACATCGGTTTCGGCATGCTGGCGCAGGCGCTGGAAGATGCGGCGGCACAGCACGTACGCGCGCCGCGCCGCCAGATCCTGGCGGCATGCGCCTGCTATTACCGTTTCGCCGTCGACAACCCGTCGTATGCCCAGGTGATGTTCGGCACCGACCGCGAGCTGTGGGACAAGGCCGCACCGCCGCCCGCGCTCGAGCGCACGCGCGCCATCCTGCAGCGCATCATCCACAACTGCCGGTTGTCGGGCGACTTGCCGGGAGGGCTCGACGAAAAGGAGGTCCTGGGCCTGTTATGGGCCCACGTTCATGGCTTCACCCTGCTGGCCGCCAACCGCGTGCTGACCGAACGCGAGATCGGCGCGCCGGAAGCGTTCCTGGAGAAGGGCGTGCAGGTCATTCTCGCGGGACTTGATGTGGCGTCGCAGAAGTGACAAACGCCGCCATTCCGGTTAGCATAATTTGTTAGTCTCTCGAACAATTTAGCCCGGACGCTGCCGCCCGCAAGCGTATTGACGCAATCCTCTGCCCACCGACGATGTCTCCCACACCTCTTTGCCTCGCCACTGCCGCCGCGCTGTCTTGCCCCGGTGCCGTGTTCGCACAATCCACGCCCCCGGCCATTAAAAACAAGGCCGAGGACAAGCCGATCCAGAAGGTGGAAGTGAAAGGGGCTGCCAGCACCTACGACCCGCGCCGTGACGACACGGCCAGCAAGACCGTCCTGTCGGCCGACGAGATCCGCAAGTACGGCGACGACAACATCTTCGACGTGCTGAAGCGCGCGCCGGGCGTTACCGTGACGGATAAATCGATCAAGATGCGCGGCCTCGGCGCCGGCTACACGCAGATCCTCGTCAACGGCGACCGCCCGCCGCCGGGCTTTTCGCTGGACGCGCTGACGCCGGACCAGATCGAGCGCATCGAAGTGATCCGCGCCGCCAGCGCCGAGTACTCGATGCAGGCCATGGCGGGCACCATCAACATCGTGCTGCGCAAGGTCGTGAGCAAGCCGCAGCGCGACCTGCGCCTGAACGCGACGCGATCGACGCTGCAAAGAAGCGGCACGATGGGCGGCACGTGGGGCGAGAAAGTGGGCACCCTGTCGTATTTCGTGAACGGCTCGCTGTTCGGCGGTCACAACGAATTCCATTCGCGCGGTGCGGACCAGTTGTCGCTGCCGGACGGTACGCTTGCGCAGTCGCGCCTGACCCGCTACGACGGCGGCGGCGCGTACCGCGGCGGCGTCCTGTTCCCGCGCCTGAACTGGAAGATCGATGAGGACAACGAGCTGAATCTGTCGGCCGGCCTGCAGGCCAGCAGCCATGCGTGGTCGGGTGCCTCGCACAACGACAACCTGGTCGGATCGTTCGGCAATCCGGACTGGGTCGACATGCCGGGCCGCACGTCCGGCGACCAGTGGATGATGCGCGGCGAGATCGGCTGGGTCGCGAAGGTGGCCGGCGGCAAGCTGGACGTGAGCCTGTCGGGCGAGCGCAGCCGAGACGAGAACGACAACGCCACGGATTATTACTCTGTCGGCCGCGCGCACCACCTGCTGCGCGACTGGGACACCGTGTATCGCCCCCGCCGCATGGCATTCCGCGGCAAGTTCGCGCGCTCGCTGTTCGATGGCCATGCGCTTGTCACGGGCATCGATGCGAGCCGCCAGCGCAACGAGGACTCGCGCGACCGCATCGACCAGCAGGACGGCGCGCCCGCCACGCACGTCGTGGAGGCGTACGCGCCGCAGGTGACGCGCCTCGCCGGCTACGTACAGGACGAGTGGAGCATCACGAAGCAGTGGTCGATGTACCTGGGCGGGCGCTGGGAAGGCGTGGAGACGGAGAGTGCGGGGACGAACGTGCCCGGGACGACGTCGCGCAGCCACGTGCTGAGCCCCGTCGCGCAGACCCTGTACAAATTCCCGGACAAGAGCGGCCGCCAGGTGCGGCTCGCGCTCAC includes:
- a CDS encoding polymer-forming cytoskeletal protein; its protein translation is MFLRRFHLFVLALMLSAAGGPASAGAVYTFGGIATVGNCTLSGAVYTCPSLPLTGWDDSMVIASGYTVNVTSDVSFGYNHSLTMSGSAVLSSTGNLDIGGIKGDNLNVDGGTFVAANTFRIGSQVQTVRANIKAADADLGTGSGLTINGSVTATGSVDIATHAVINGNVTGATITARPGSEIYGNIVAKTSFELGSQGTVKGDITAPVVNLLPAQSNVTGKITAKTSLEIGSQVNVYGDVVTGTLTMNPAKAIIDGNATVDSAVLGSQDRVTQVIYCTGGTRSGQCDCVTNNSGYEVNTEEGPHCQGNVVPLDHFLIAYDPAGSVCAPSTVTITACANQACTATYGGGGTVTLAPTGQSVPIPTSGIAQATVAWTQPGTFTLGASGATTANATTCIRNGDTGPGADCKVAVASSAYTMTLPGQAFYAEAPTAPQLTIAAVRFDAKSNSCVPLFNNVERNINFTCAYGNPTSGTLPVRLNGTPLNGGQNAAAACDSTGTTLKLTFNADGKVAVPLQYADAGAVTVKAADSGAGSPPSASVTTVFAPAKFAITLAGANAPYVAGKEFTATVTALNGASTPAATPNFGRESVSESAKLAPVACQPINNNGLLAQTTASTVAGVQTLKARWSETGRIDLLASLTNSNGYLGTNLQPATATTNIATTGCTGAAGTFSPAYFTFDTDTGWKRTSSAFGGALPQYYSGEPAIKLTVTARNLQNGITQNYAGTDARDVLFTALNPDGTALAIGAFSRSATYPATDLTGKAQLRGTDFTAGIATWTGSHTFTTSPTGQTRLRVRATEDLPAAQSPASSSAIPSGVTTGTEPTLLIRSGRIRMPSRFGPAGATLKIPVSIEYYTGQTWILNNEDSTTALPAGIVSTGAVSGYTIAPTLSPAFTNGKAELTLTPSVAAHVSAPFAINLGTTTANTSCYAGRGVKMTTSTGANLAFLRSVDASCTAAGAVDPSALATFGVYAPETKRIIHTREVFR
- a CDS encoding TetR/AcrR family transcriptional regulator, with protein sequence MDGEVTMKEPDATTIVGEREGRGRGMPQVIIATFLELMRTRNPNSITFRDIAAAAGISHMAPYRHFRSKQELLNRIGDIGFGMLAQALEDAAAQHVRAPRRQILAACACYYRFAVDNPSYAQVMFGTDRELWDKAAPPPALERTRAILQRIIHNCRLSGDLPGGLDEKEVLGLLWAHVHGFTLLAANRVLTEREIGAPEAFLEKGVQVILAGLDVASQK
- a CDS encoding TonB-dependent receptor plug domain-containing protein — protein: MFAQSTPPAIKNKAEDKPIQKVEVKGAASTYDPRRDDTASKTVLSADEIRKYGDDNIFDVLKRAPGVTVTDKSIKMRGLGAGYTQILVNGDRPPPGFSLDALTPDQIERIEVIRAASAEYSMQAMAGTINIVLRKVVSKPQRDLRLNATRSTLQRSGTMGGTWGEKVGTLSYFVNGSLFGGHNEFHSRGADQLSLPDGTLAQSRLTRYDGGGAYRGGVLFPRLNWKIDEDNELNLSAGLQASSHAWSGASHNDNLVGSFGNPDWVDMPGRTSGDQWMMRGEIGWVAKVAGGKLDVSLSGERSRDENDNATDYYSVGRAHHLLRDWDTVYRPRRMAFRGKFARSLFDGHALVTGIDASRQRNEDSRDRIDQQDGAPATHVVEAYAPQVTRLAGYVQDEWSITKQWSMYLGGRWEGVETESAGTNVPGTTSRSHVLSPVAQTLYKFPDKSGRQVRLALTRTYKAPTVDQLTARRYLSALNTRFAADSSGNPALKPELANGIDIAFEQYWAEGAMVSVSGTQRLISDYIRTRLDLDPDGRWIYRPLNDGDARVHSLEAEVKLPLRMLNPAAAGFDMRASVTRNWSDVSTVPGPDNRLDGQTPMSANLGLDYRRDRLSFGASMAYQQGGWVRVSDAQTRHAHTRRDVDAYAAWRLDPMLQLRVTLNNILGMDNASESMYEDAGGLSRQASWQQGATRVGVNLELKM